From Burkholderia cenocepacia, the proteins below share one genomic window:
- a CDS encoding efflux transporter outer membrane subunit, which produces MQKHALTATAVALAAALFATGCTMAPHYKRPDAPVAQAYPAGGVYATQPGAAGAHSANGQAATAIGWREFFVDPRLQRLIEIALKNNRDLRVSVLNIEAARAQYQITRAGLFPTLDGTGTGNIQRYPQGVSPTNQAYISRVYNVGLSASWELDLFGRVQSLKDQALAQYLSTAYARQASEISLVSQVADQYLTLLSTDDLLKVTEDTLKTAQASYDLTKLQFDNGTGSELELRQAQTVVETALANQQAQARARAQALNALVLLIGEPLPDDLPAGMPLDAQNLLTDVPAGLPSDLLTRRPDVMQAEQTLLAANANIGAARAAFFPRISLTAAFGTASPTLGGLFKAGTAAWSFAPNIALPIFEGGQNIANLDLANVQKRIEIANYEKAIQSAFREVSDGLAARGTYDQQIAALERNEHAQQRRFDLSDLRYKNGVDSYLSVLTAQTDLYSAQQSLISARLARWTNLVDLYRALGGGWIQHAGEAPRAPDAPVDYGKAAAPAPASAANG; this is translated from the coding sequence ATGCAAAAACATGCTTTGACTGCAACCGCGGTCGCACTGGCTGCCGCGCTGTTTGCCACGGGATGCACGATGGCGCCGCACTACAAGCGGCCCGACGCACCCGTCGCGCAGGCGTACCCGGCCGGCGGCGTCTACGCGACGCAGCCGGGTGCGGCCGGCGCGCACAGTGCGAACGGCCAGGCGGCGACTGCCATCGGCTGGCGCGAGTTCTTCGTCGATCCGCGCCTGCAGCGGCTGATCGAGATCGCGCTGAAAAACAACCGCGACCTGCGCGTGTCGGTGCTGAATATCGAGGCGGCGCGTGCGCAGTACCAGATCACGCGCGCGGGGCTGTTCCCGACGCTCGACGGTACAGGCACGGGCAACATCCAGCGCTATCCGCAAGGTGTCTCGCCGACCAACCAGGCCTATATTTCGCGCGTCTACAACGTCGGGCTGTCCGCATCTTGGGAGCTCGACCTGTTCGGCCGCGTGCAGAGCCTGAAGGATCAGGCGCTCGCGCAATATCTGTCGACCGCGTATGCACGGCAGGCGTCGGAAATCTCGCTGGTGTCGCAGGTGGCCGATCAATACCTGACGCTGCTGTCGACCGATGACCTGCTGAAGGTCACGGAGGACACGCTGAAGACCGCGCAGGCGTCTTACGACCTGACCAAGCTGCAGTTCGACAACGGTACGGGCTCGGAGCTTGAGCTGCGTCAGGCGCAGACGGTCGTCGAGACGGCGCTCGCGAACCAGCAGGCGCAGGCCCGTGCCCGAGCGCAGGCGTTGAACGCGCTGGTGCTGCTGATCGGCGAGCCGCTGCCGGACGACCTGCCGGCGGGCATGCCGCTCGATGCGCAGAACCTGCTGACGGACGTGCCGGCTGGCCTGCCGTCGGATCTGCTCACGCGTCGTCCGGACGTGATGCAGGCCGAGCAGACGCTGCTGGCCGCGAACGCGAACATCGGCGCGGCGCGCGCGGCGTTCTTCCCGCGTATCTCGCTGACAGCGGCGTTCGGTACCGCGAGCCCGACGCTCGGCGGCCTGTTCAAGGCCGGCACGGCGGCGTGGTCGTTCGCGCCGAACATCGCGCTGCCGATCTTCGAGGGCGGGCAGAACATCGCGAACCTCGATCTCGCGAACGTGCAGAAGCGCATCGAGATCGCGAACTACGAGAAGGCGATCCAGTCGGCGTTCCGCGAAGTGTCGGATGGCCTCGCCGCACGCGGCACGTACGACCAGCAGATCGCGGCGCTGGAGCGCAACGAGCACGCGCAGCAACGTCGCTTCGACCTGTCGGACCTGCGTTACAAGAACGGTGTCGACAGCTACCTGTCGGTGCTGACCGCGCAGACGGATCTGTACTCCGCGCAGCAGTCGCTGATCAGCGCACGCCTGGCACGCTGGACGAACCTGGTCGACCTGTACCGCGCGCTCGGCGGCGGCTGGATCCAGCACGCCGGTGAAGCGCCGCGCGCGCCGGATGCACCGGTCGACTACGGCAAGGCGGCAGCACCGGCGCCTGCGTCGGCCGCGAACGGGTAA
- a CDS encoding uracil-xanthine permease family protein: MSHDPISPPVDARLPAWQLALFGLQHVLSMAASPITAVFLIAKVLALPADLTVQLIGATFFACGIGTLLQSLGAGPIGARMPFVMVPGGAPTMLFAGIAAQSGLPTAAGAALLASAFYWVLLPVFTRCLRLFPRIVVGAMLLLVSINLIRIYATIVVGQSGSADFAQPRALGLALATIVATVVVAGAFRGTAGRLAVLVGLMAGATLGWALGAMPALADVWHGPLFTHPVWLPFGMPRFDVLAALPLLIFTAISMAEATAQTVAVGEMCGKSISLPRDVPKTIRGDALASLAGALFGTPLIVTSAENIGVVQTTGVRSRYVTAAAGAILIVIALFAPLARLAYAIPAAVVGGTALVVFAMIGVMGIRLLAGVDLHARANQYTLAAALVVGLAPILVPNLYRHFGAPVQIVLGNGMAGGTLAAIATQLAFAALARLGGQAHAGATAAPSRDA, from the coding sequence GTGTCGCACGATCCGATTTCCCCGCCCGTCGATGCCCGGCTGCCCGCGTGGCAGCTCGCGCTGTTCGGGCTGCAGCACGTGCTGTCGATGGCCGCGTCGCCGATCACGGCCGTCTTCCTGATCGCGAAGGTGCTCGCGCTGCCGGCCGACCTGACGGTCCAGCTGATCGGCGCGACCTTCTTCGCATGCGGCATCGGCACGCTGCTGCAATCGCTCGGCGCCGGCCCGATCGGCGCGCGCATGCCGTTCGTGATGGTGCCCGGCGGCGCACCGACGATGTTGTTCGCGGGCATCGCCGCGCAATCGGGCCTGCCGACCGCGGCCGGGGCGGCGCTGCTCGCCAGCGCGTTCTACTGGGTGCTGCTGCCCGTCTTCACGCGCTGCCTGCGGCTCTTTCCGCGTATCGTCGTCGGCGCGATGCTGTTGCTGGTGTCGATCAACCTGATCCGGATCTACGCGACGATCGTCGTCGGTCAGTCCGGCTCGGCCGACTTCGCGCAGCCGCGCGCGCTCGGTCTCGCGCTCGCGACGATCGTCGCCACCGTCGTCGTTGCGGGCGCGTTCCGCGGCACGGCCGGGCGCCTCGCGGTGCTGGTCGGGCTGATGGCCGGCGCGACGCTCGGCTGGGCGCTCGGCGCGATGCCGGCGCTCGCCGACGTGTGGCACGGGCCGCTCTTCACGCATCCGGTGTGGCTGCCGTTCGGCATGCCACGCTTCGACGTGCTGGCTGCGCTGCCGCTGCTGATTTTCACCGCGATCTCGATGGCCGAGGCCACCGCGCAGACGGTCGCCGTCGGCGAAATGTGCGGCAAGTCGATTTCGCTGCCGCGCGACGTGCCGAAGACGATACGCGGCGATGCGCTCGCGTCGCTGGCCGGCGCGCTGTTCGGCACGCCGCTGATCGTGACGAGCGCCGAGAACATCGGCGTCGTGCAGACGACCGGCGTACGATCGCGCTACGTGACGGCCGCCGCCGGCGCGATCCTGATCGTCATCGCGCTGTTCGCGCCGCTCGCGCGGCTCGCGTATGCGATTCCGGCCGCGGTGGTCGGCGGCACCGCGCTGGTCGTGTTCGCGATGATCGGCGTGATGGGCATCCGGCTGCTCGCGGGCGTCGACCTGCATGCGCGCGCAAACCAGTACACGCTCGCGGCCGCACTGGTGGTCGGCCTCGCGCCGATCCTGGTGCCGAACCTGTATCGCCATTTCGGCGCACCCGTGCAGATCGTGCTCGGCAACGGCATGGCGGGCGGCACGCTCGCGGCCATCGCGACGCAACTCGCATTCGCCGCGCTCGCGCGGCTGGGCGGTCAAGCGCATGCGGGCGCAACTGCGGCGCCTTCGCGCGACGCATAA
- a CDS encoding RES family NAD+ phosphorylase → MTTLWRISNYADLRGIGGLRAGGRWHFAGQPVVYLAEHPALALLETLVHFEIATVAQLPSGYQLLRIEVPESVDVAEIAEGDAPDDWRTNVDWTRSAGTEWLHTQPSALLRVPSVVVPHAHNFLLNPLHPAASEIHIAEVMQSPYDTRILRLVQSKPGE, encoded by the coding sequence TTGACGACGCTGTGGCGGATCAGCAATTACGCCGATCTGAGAGGCATCGGCGGGTTGCGGGCCGGCGGGCGCTGGCATTTCGCCGGGCAGCCCGTCGTGTATCTCGCCGAGCATCCGGCGCTCGCGTTGCTCGAGACGCTCGTGCATTTCGAAATCGCCACCGTCGCGCAATTGCCGAGCGGATATCAGTTGCTGCGTATCGAGGTGCCCGAGTCGGTGGATGTCGCCGAAATCGCGGAAGGCGATGCGCCGGACGACTGGCGCACGAACGTCGACTGGACCCGCAGCGCCGGCACCGAGTGGCTGCACACGCAGCCGAGCGCGCTGCTGCGCGTGCCGAGCGTCGTCGTGCCGCACGCGCACAACTTCCTGTTGAATCCGCTGCATCCGGCCGCGTCCGAGATCCACATCGCGGAAGTGATGCAATCGCCGTACGACACGCGGATCTTGCGGCTGGTTCAGTCGAAGCCGGGCGAGTAA
- a CDS encoding LysR family transcriptional regulator: MRSISQTFRCFDEVARRGSIRKAADALHLTAAAVHQQIRNLEEQVGVPLFDRLPRGMQLTLAGEIVIAAVRRGQRDFDNALTQVQDLRALRRGHVNLAVPASTAEKLVPDAILAAMQRYPGVTYSVRSGNGESIVRWVETGEVDIGYALRRRTAPGVVEVRAFAQPLGVVTTPGHPLASTGGKVRMRDCFAHPLILMTPDTELRAMFDQIDARQPRGVRPMVETGSVSMVRRLAAEGAGVGFLIAENVADDVAAGRLAWTPLADAGARSFSCIYQRADMSATVAMTMFLALFSEAIDAMEHGFARGGPASGTRRRAKKATT; the protein is encoded by the coding sequence ATGCGTTCGATATCGCAGACATTCCGCTGTTTCGACGAGGTCGCGCGACGCGGCTCGATTCGCAAGGCGGCCGACGCGCTGCATCTCACCGCCGCGGCGGTGCACCAGCAGATCCGCAATCTCGAGGAGCAGGTCGGCGTGCCGCTGTTCGACCGGCTGCCGCGCGGCATGCAGTTGACGCTCGCCGGTGAGATCGTGATCGCGGCCGTGCGGCGCGGCCAGCGCGATTTCGACAACGCGCTGACGCAGGTCCAGGACCTGCGCGCGCTGCGGCGCGGTCACGTGAATCTCGCGGTACCGGCATCGACGGCCGAAAAGCTCGTGCCCGACGCGATCCTCGCCGCGATGCAGCGCTACCCCGGCGTCACGTACAGCGTGCGCTCGGGAAACGGCGAGAGCATCGTGCGCTGGGTCGAGACGGGCGAGGTGGACATCGGTTACGCGCTGCGCCGGCGCACCGCGCCGGGCGTCGTCGAGGTGCGCGCGTTCGCGCAGCCGCTGGGTGTCGTCACGACGCCCGGCCATCCACTGGCGTCGACGGGCGGCAAGGTGCGCATGCGCGACTGCTTCGCGCATCCGCTGATCCTGATGACGCCCGACACGGAGCTGCGCGCAATGTTCGACCAGATCGATGCGCGGCAGCCGCGCGGCGTGCGGCCGATGGTCGAAACCGGGTCGGTGTCGATGGTGCGGCGTCTCGCGGCCGAAGGCGCCGGCGTTGGTTTCCTGATCGCGGAAAACGTCGCGGACGACGTGGCCGCCGGCCGGCTCGCGTGGACGCCGCTGGCCGATGCGGGCGCGCGCTCGTTCAGTTGCATCTACCAGCGGGCGGACATGAGCGCGACGGTCGCGATGACGATGTTTCTCGCGCTCTTTTCGGAGGCGATCGACGCGATGGAGCACGGTTTCGCACGCGGCGGCCCGGCGAGCGGCACGCGTCGCCGGGCGAAAAAGGCAACGACGTGA
- a CDS encoding antitoxin Xre/MbcA/ParS toxin-binding domain-containing protein produces the protein MSTIAFHPSGVAHPRQAEFTILEQLLAVRVRSGADLAELASARVDVSVIDRLSERGLKSDELAFIIPRRTLSHRRQAHERLSPEESDKAIRLARIVAQATATFGDQDEAMAWLRNGLQRFGGRTSLDMASTEHGARLVEEALTQIDEGYFA, from the coding sequence ATGAGCACCATCGCTTTTCATCCTTCGGGCGTCGCCCATCCGCGTCAGGCCGAATTCACGATTCTCGAGCAGCTGCTGGCGGTTCGCGTCCGGTCGGGCGCCGATCTTGCCGAGCTGGCGAGCGCGCGCGTCGACGTGTCGGTGATCGACCGGCTGTCGGAGCGCGGGCTGAAATCGGACGAGCTGGCCTTCATCATTCCACGCCGCACGCTGAGCCATCGCCGCCAGGCGCACGAACGCCTGTCGCCGGAAGAGTCGGACAAGGCGATTCGCCTCGCCCGCATCGTCGCGCAGGCCACGGCCACCTTCGGCGATCAGGACGAGGCGATGGCGTGGCTGCGCAACGGGCTCCAGCGCTTCGGCGGCCGCACGTCGCTCGACATGGCGAGCACCGAGCATGGCGCGCGGCTCGTCGAAGAAGCCCTTACGCAGATCGACGAGGGGTACTTCGCTTGA
- a CDS encoding tyrosine-type recombinase/integrase has protein sequence MDTARWIHDPVGAFRAWQETAATGAGRRPFAPRSVVQHVAMFERFLRHLSAQRVSLATFGPDHVAAFLAELDRTCTPGTSTRVRYAKLIDRLGRHLVDAGVRTIHPAGRSTRDLAWPDGEPEPCYLPPDADAALQRHVQPRTDDTPADCRNRAIVALLLASGITSAEIRAATADAAELDARPPVLSVPRDRARPARRIELATFAIAPLAAWRARSTHVPPSALLFPAPRGGAMNDMFLLLVVRDALNAIGFRAADMSPRVLRNTYARRQLLAGHAHADVTAMLGLASMRTITRIRQTLPPDAAADRAAHEH, from the coding sequence ATGGACACGGCTCGCTGGATTCACGACCCCGTCGGTGCGTTTCGCGCCTGGCAGGAAACCGCCGCGACCGGCGCCGGCCGCCGGCCGTTCGCGCCGCGCTCGGTCGTGCAGCACGTCGCGATGTTCGAGCGATTCCTGCGCCACCTGAGCGCGCAGCGCGTATCGCTCGCCACGTTCGGGCCCGACCACGTCGCGGCCTTCCTCGCGGAACTCGACCGCACCTGCACGCCCGGCACGTCGACGCGCGTGCGCTATGCGAAGCTGATCGACCGGCTCGGCCGGCATCTGGTCGACGCCGGCGTGCGGACGATCCATCCGGCCGGCCGATCGACGCGCGATCTCGCCTGGCCAGACGGCGAGCCCGAGCCGTGCTACCTGCCGCCCGATGCCGACGCGGCGCTGCAGCGCCATGTGCAGCCGCGAACGGACGATACGCCGGCCGACTGCCGGAATCGCGCGATCGTCGCGCTGCTGCTCGCGAGCGGTATCACGTCGGCCGAAATTCGCGCGGCGACCGCCGATGCCGCCGAGCTCGACGCGCGACCGCCGGTGTTGTCCGTGCCGCGCGATCGCGCGCGGCCGGCGCGCCGGATCGAGCTCGCCACGTTCGCGATAGCGCCGCTCGCCGCATGGCGTGCGCGCTCGACCCACGTGCCGCCGTCGGCGCTGCTGTTTCCCGCGCCGCGCGGAGGCGCAATGAACGACATGTTCCTGCTGCTCGTGGTACGTGACGCGCTGAACGCGATCGGCTTTCGCGCAGCGGACATGAGCCCGCGCGTACTGCGCAATACGTATGCGCGCCGCCAGTTGCTCGCCGGCCACGCGCATGCCGACGTCACGGCGATGCTCGGCCTGGCCAGCATGCGGACGATCACGCGCATTCGGCAGACACTGCCGCCCGACGCGGCCGCCGATCGCGCTGCCCACGAGCATTGA
- a CDS encoding DUF4148 domain-containing protein — translation MKSFITAVVAATALCASYGAFAQSNPSGQLTRAQVRAELVQLEQAGYKPEVSDQYYPRALQTAQARVTNAEEAGYGAQAAAGTRAGRAIAVKQEGRDSVYFGQ, via the coding sequence ATGAAATCGTTCATCACCGCTGTCGTCGCCGCAACTGCGCTCTGCGCGTCGTACGGCGCATTCGCCCAGTCGAACCCGTCCGGCCAGTTGACGCGCGCGCAGGTGCGTGCGGAACTCGTCCAGCTCGAACAGGCCGGCTATAAGCCCGAAGTCTCCGACCAGTACTACCCGCGTGCGCTGCAGACGGCGCAGGCCCGCGTGACGAATGCCGAGGAAGCCGGCTACGGCGCGCAAGCGGCCGCCGGCACGCGTGCCGGCCGCGCGATCGCGGTCAAACAGGAAGGCCGCGACTCCGTCTATTTCGGCCAGTAA
- a CDS encoding DUF2165 family protein — translation MIIRLSKAAMVLAMAFFALLVAFGNITDYATNLAFVHHVFLMDTTFPGNGIMYRAIGTTWVHHAGYIGIISMETLTAVLCWIGGARLLRARRAGDAGFRAAKGHAVAGLTLGFLTWQVAFMSVGGEWFGMWMSKQWNGVPDAFRFFITLLLVLVYLTMNNDGVDDTHTAH, via the coding sequence ATGATCATTCGCCTTTCCAAGGCAGCCATGGTGCTGGCCATGGCCTTTTTCGCGTTGCTCGTCGCGTTCGGCAACATCACCGACTACGCGACGAATCTCGCGTTCGTGCACCACGTGTTCCTGATGGACACCACCTTCCCCGGCAACGGAATCATGTATCGCGCGATCGGCACGACTTGGGTTCATCACGCCGGTTACATCGGCATCATTTCGATGGAAACGCTGACGGCCGTGCTGTGCTGGATCGGCGGTGCCCGGCTGCTGCGCGCGCGGCGCGCCGGCGATGCGGGATTCCGTGCGGCGAAGGGCCATGCGGTCGCCGGCCTGACGCTCGGCTTCCTGACGTGGCAGGTCGCGTTCATGTCGGTCGGCGGCGAATGGTTCGGGATGTGGATGTCGAAGCAATGGAACGGCGTGCCGGACGCGTTCCGGTTCTTCATCACGCTGCTGCTCGTGCTCGTCTACCTGACGATGAACAACGACGGCGTCGACGACACGCATACCGCGCACTGA
- a CDS encoding dienelactone hydrolase family protein: MSQTSGSTITFRRPDGQELQGYLATPARTEGAPAVVVIQEWWGLNDQIRGVADRLARCGYFALVPDLYRGKSTVEEEEAHHLMTGLDFGDAASQDIPGAVAYLKTLAPRVAVTGYCMGGALTLLSLQYAEADAGVTWYGLPPLDYIDPAKLKVPLMGHWATQDAFFKIDQVDALEKKLTDAKVGFEFHRYLAHHAFANETAVGSGRIAGTQFDPVWSETAWDRTLTFFGRTLWTKQA; this comes from the coding sequence ATGTCTCAAACATCCGGTTCCACGATCACGTTTCGCCGCCCCGACGGCCAGGAGCTGCAGGGCTATCTCGCCACGCCGGCACGAACCGAAGGCGCGCCCGCGGTCGTCGTCATCCAGGAATGGTGGGGGCTGAACGACCAGATCCGCGGCGTCGCGGATCGCCTCGCGCGCTGCGGCTACTTCGCGCTCGTGCCCGACCTGTATCGCGGCAAGTCGACGGTCGAGGAAGAGGAAGCACACCACCTGATGACGGGCCTCGATTTCGGCGACGCCGCGTCGCAGGACATTCCCGGCGCGGTCGCGTACCTCAAGACGCTGGCGCCGCGGGTCGCGGTGACGGGCTACTGCATGGGCGGCGCCCTCACGCTGCTGTCGCTGCAGTACGCCGAGGCGGACGCCGGCGTCACGTGGTACGGCCTGCCGCCGCTCGACTATATCGATCCGGCCAAGCTCAAGGTGCCGCTGATGGGACACTGGGCGACGCAGGATGCGTTCTTCAAGATCGACCAGGTCGACGCACTGGAAAAGAAGTTGACCGATGCGAAGGTCGGTTTCGAATTCCATCGCTATCTCGCGCACCATGCGTTCGCGAACGAAACGGCCGTCGGCTCCGGCCGCATCGCCGGCACGCAGTTCGATCCGGTGTGGTCGGAAACGGCGTGGGACCGCACGCTCACGTTCTTCGGCCGGACGCTCTGGACGAAGCAGGCCTGA
- a CDS encoding HD domain-containing protein yields MTVNVAGITLPDTRLTREITELVRDTESELLFHHSSRVFYFAALAGRRRGLEYDPELLYCGCMFHDMGLTHRHSSACERFEVDGANAARDFLKGKGISQQDIDVVWTSIALHTTPGIPQHMQPVVALVTAGVEMDVLGLAYPEYSDVEREAVVRAHPRTPHFKEDIIQAFYDGIKHKPGTTFGNVKADVLADKDPRFHAGNFCSVIRSSAWAG; encoded by the coding sequence ATGACTGTGAACGTTGCCGGCATCACCCTTCCCGATACGCGTCTGACGCGCGAGATCACCGAGCTCGTGCGCGATACCGAGTCCGAGCTGCTGTTCCACCACTCGAGCCGCGTGTTCTATTTCGCGGCGCTGGCGGGCCGGCGCCGCGGGCTCGAGTACGACCCGGAGCTGCTCTATTGCGGCTGCATGTTCCATGACATGGGGCTCACGCACCGGCACAGCAGCGCATGCGAACGCTTCGAAGTGGACGGCGCGAACGCCGCGCGCGATTTTCTGAAGGGCAAGGGGATTTCGCAACAGGACATCGATGTCGTGTGGACCTCGATCGCACTGCACACCACGCCCGGTATTCCGCAACACATGCAGCCGGTCGTCGCGTTGGTCACCGCGGGCGTCGAGATGGACGTGCTGGGGCTCGCTTACCCGGAATACAGCGACGTCGAGCGGGAAGCGGTCGTGCGCGCGCATCCGCGCACGCCGCATTTCAAGGAGGACATCATCCAGGCGTTCTACGACGGCATCAAGCACAAGCCCGGCACGACGTTCGGCAACGTGAAGGCCGACGTGCTCGCGGACAAGGATCCGCGTTTCCATGCGGGCAATTTCTGCAGCGTGATCCGGTCGTCCGCGTGGGCCGGCTGA
- a CDS encoding aryl-sulfate sulfotransferase yields METAVTTVDQITQRRRGVGLIAHDPALSAGGYTLIAPQTADGNVYLVGIDGEVVHQWKMPVRPGRHAVILANGNLGYNGNHPRSDSRYAPWSMWHGGDFYEVTPQGETVWRYEDPAHHHDAQWLPNGNLLYAACEPVDAAFARRVPGGTAHGDDEVMYADVIREVNRAGQIVWEWHAREHLRPEDFPIAAGFGRYHWPLVNGLAVDANGRVLMSLRTTSGIIGVNRATGRVDLHIGPDVVSHQHAPVPLPNGHILAFDNGNFRHGAHVVLSRIVEIDPATQRVVWSYADDVVNLFYTPFMGNAQRLPNGNTHITESSTGRLFEVTPAAEVVWEYVIPWFAEYPDEAARKTGPGQLNSVFQTFRYSAAQLPWLRT; encoded by the coding sequence ATGGAGACCGCAGTGACGACCGTCGACCAGATTACCCAGCGGCGCCGCGGCGTCGGCCTCATCGCCCACGATCCCGCGCTGTCCGCGGGCGGCTATACGCTCATCGCGCCGCAAACGGCCGACGGCAACGTCTATCTCGTCGGCATCGACGGCGAGGTCGTCCACCAGTGGAAGATGCCCGTGCGCCCCGGGCGCCACGCGGTCATCCTCGCGAACGGCAACCTCGGCTACAACGGCAATCATCCGCGTTCCGATTCGCGCTACGCGCCGTGGTCGATGTGGCATGGCGGCGACTTCTACGAGGTCACGCCGCAGGGCGAAACGGTGTGGCGCTACGAGGACCCCGCGCATCACCACGACGCGCAGTGGCTGCCGAACGGCAACCTGCTGTATGCCGCGTGCGAACCGGTCGACGCGGCGTTCGCGCGGCGCGTGCCGGGCGGCACCGCGCACGGCGACGACGAGGTGATGTATGCGGACGTGATCCGCGAAGTGAACCGCGCCGGCCAGATCGTCTGGGAATGGCATGCGCGCGAGCATCTGCGGCCGGAGGATTTCCCGATCGCGGCAGGCTTCGGCCGCTATCACTGGCCGCTCGTCAACGGTCTCGCGGTCGATGCGAACGGCCGCGTGCTGATGAGCCTGCGCACGACGTCGGGGATCATCGGCGTGAACCGCGCAACTGGCCGCGTCGACCTGCACATCGGGCCCGACGTCGTGTCGCACCAGCATGCGCCGGTGCCGCTCCCGAACGGCCACATCCTCGCGTTCGACAACGGCAATTTCCGTCACGGTGCGCACGTCGTGCTCTCGCGCATCGTGGAAATCGATCCGGCGACGCAGCGCGTCGTATGGTCGTATGCGGACGACGTCGTGAACCTGTTCTACACGCCGTTCATGGGCAACGCGCAGCGCTTGCCGAACGGCAACACGCACATCACCGAATCATCGACGGGCCGGCTGTTCGAAGTGACGCCGGCGGCCGAAGTCGTCTGGGAATACGTGATCCCGTGGTTCGCCGAATACCCGGACGAAGCGGCGCGCAAGACCGGCCCCGGCCAGTTGAACAGCGTATTCCAGACGTTCCGCTACAGCGCCGCCCAGTTGCCCTGGCTACGGACCTGA